The following proteins come from a genomic window of Populus nigra chromosome 6, ddPopNigr1.1, whole genome shotgun sequence:
- the LOC133697575 gene encoding chorismate synthase, chloroplastic-like: protein MASSTLTSKSFLGSSRIDGASISSDLRKLSISSVQISFRSRIPKKLQINAAGSTFGTNFRVTTFGESHGGGVGCIIDGCPPRIPLSEADMQFDLDRRRPGQSRITTPRKETDTCKISSGVSEGLTTGTPIHVFVPNTDQRGLDYSEMSVAYRPSHADATYDMKYGVRSVQGGGRSSARETIGRVAAGGVAKKTLKLYAGTEILAYVSQVHKVVLPESVVDHDSLTLDQIESNIVRCPDPEYAEKMIAAIDAVRVKGDSVGGVVTCIVRNAPRGLGSPVFDKLEAELAKAAMSLPATKGFEFGSGFAGTLLTGSEHNDEFYTDKHGRIRTRTNRSGGIQGGISNGEIINMRIAFKPTSTIGKKQHTVTRDKKETDLIARGRHDPCVVPRAVPMVEAMVALVLMDQVMAQYSQCYLFPINSELQEPLIMPRLEAANASV from the exons ATGGCTTCTTCTACTCTTACCTCCAAGTCCTTTCTCGGTTCCTCAAGAATCGACGGTGCTTCAATATCCTCCGACCTCCGTAAACTCTCAATATCCTCCGTTCAGATCTCCTTCCGCTCACGTATTCCAAAGAAACTCC aaATAAATGCGGCGGGAAGCACATTTGGGACTAATTTTAGAGTAACTACGTTTGGTGAGTCACACGGAGGTGGTGTTGGTTGTATAATTGATGGATGTCCTCCGCGCATCCCCCTATCCGAAGCTGATATGCAATTTGATCTAGATAGAag GAGGCCAGGTCAGAGCCGAATTACGACTCCGAGAAAAGAGACGGATACCTGCAAAATATCTTCCGGTGTTTCtgaag GACTGACTACTGGGACGCCGATTCATGTATTTGTACCAAATACTGATCAGAGAGGATTA GATTATAGTGAAATGTCAGTTGCTTACAGGCCTTCACATGCAGACGCAACTTATGACATGAAGTATGGTGTTAGATCAGTTCAG GGTGGGGGTAGATCTTCAGCAAGAGAAACAATTGGAAGAGTTGCTGCTGGAGGTGTTGCTAAGAAAACTCTCAAACTATATGCAGGAACTGAG aTTCTTGCTTATGTCTCTCAAGTCCACAAGGTTGTACTTCCAGAAAGTGTGGTTGATCACGACTCTCTTACACTTGATCAG ATAGAGAGCAATATTGTCAGATGTCCAGATCCTGAATATGCAGAGAAGATGATAGCTGCCATTGATGCTGTCCGAGTCAAAGGGGATTCTGTTGGTGGTGTTGTCACTTGTATTGTAAGGAATGCACCGCGT GGGCTTGGTTCACCAGTCTTTGACAAACTTGAAGCTGAGCTTGCTAAAGCTGCTATGTCACTACCTGCAACAAAGGGCTTTGAATTTGGGAGTGGATTTGCAG GCACTCTCTTGACTGGGAGTGAACATAATGACGAGTTCTACACAGACAAACATGGAAGAATCCGAACAAGAACAAATCGTTCTGGTGGAATACAG GGAGGAATATCAAATGGTGAAATTATAAACATGAGAATAGCTTTCAAGCCAACATCTACAATAGGA AAGAAGCAACATACAGTTACTAGAGATAAAAAGGAGACAGATCTAATTGCTCGCGGTCGCCATGATCCCTGTGTTGTCCCACGAG CGGTACCAATGGTGGAAGCTATGGTGGCCTTGGTGCTCATGGACCAGGTGATGGCACAGTACTCGCAATGCTATCTGTTTCCCATCAATTCAGAGCTACAAGAACCCTTGATAATGCCAAGACTTGAGGCAGCCAATGCGTCTGTATGA
- the LOC133697574 gene encoding aminodeoxychorismate synthase, chloroplastic isoform X1, whose translation MALCSSTSLELKNPFIEGTKGKIATSKSFLRVGYVAKNEKSCCCNGRKVAVSSHLMPGHLEGSFMGKKRLEEPSQKMDFVRTLLIDNYDSYTYNIYQELSVVNGVPPVVIRNDEWTWEDACHYLYEKRAFDNIVISPGPGSPTCAADIGICLRLLLECRDIPILGVCLGHQALGYVNGARIVHASEPVHGRLSEIEHNGSRLFDNIPSGRKSGFKVVRYHSLIIDSEALPKELIPTAWTSSSTHSFLESPNSGLNLDACKNQIRPSTSSDTFSTGSHNGASWSFSHPGRMQGGKVLMGIMHSTRPHYGLQFHPESIATCHGRQIFENFREITEDYWQRLRPRSTFINERNVHYTACMQVHVASQLFRVPRIGSLVHKEDAQPFKEAFRRSQLLGNANVNCLSISRALKFPESSINVRHLKLKWRKFDKLAARVGGARNIFNELFGACKAENTFWLDSSSVEKKRARFSFMGGKDGPLWRQMTFRLSDQSDMDFKGGGYLSIKDTQGSSESMFLEKGFLDFLNQELLSFTYDEEDFEELPFDFHGGYIGYLGYSLKVECGMLSNRHKSTTPDACFFFADNFVVIDHLNDNVYILSLHEESTTSIPWLDDTENKLLCLEASATRKLGEQASPTATVSPYKAGFLGEKSREQYIKDVSKCLEYIKDGESYELCLTSQMRKTVGDIDSLGLYLHLREKNPAPYAAWLNFSNEDLCICCSSPERFLRLDRNGILEAKPIKGTIARGVTLEEDEELKLKLQYSEKDQAENLMIVDLLRNDLGRVCEPGSVHVPHLMEVESYATVHTMVSTIRGKKRSNVSAVDCVRAAFPGGSMTGAPKLRSMELLDSLENSSRGIYSGSIGFFSYNQTFDLNIVIRTIVIHDGEASIGAGGAIVALSNPEDEYDEMLLKTRAPASAVIEFQ comes from the exons ATGGCTCTGTGTTCGTCGACTTCGTTGGAACTGAAAAATCCTTTTATTGAGGGCACGAAAGGGAAAATAGCGACATCCAAGTCTTTTCTAAGAGTTGGTTATGTTGCCAAGAATGAGAAATCTTGTTGCTGTAATGGTAGAAAGGTGGCGGTATCCAGTCATTTGATGCCCGGACATTTAGAAGGGTCGTTCATGGGAAAGAAACGGCTGGAGGAGCCTAGCCAGAAAATGGATTTTGTGAGGACATTGTTGATTGACAACTATGATAGTTATACCTATAATATTTACCAAGAGCTATCTGTCGTTAATGGGG TGCCTCCTGTGGTCATCCGAAATGATGAGTGGACATGGGAGGATGCGTGCCATTACTTGTATGAAAAGAGAGCTTTTGATAATATTGTTATCTCACCTGGACCTGGTTCTCCAACATGCGCAGCGGATATAG GAATATGTCTTCGACTGCTGCTTGAGTGCAGGGACATTCCTATTCTGGGTGTTTGCCTTGGACACCAG GCCTTGGGTTATGTCAATGGTGCTAGAATTGTCCATGCATCTGAACCAGTCCATGGACGCTTAAG TGAAATCGAACATAATGGAAGCAGACTGTTTGATAACATCCCTTCAGGCAGAAAATCTGGTTTTAAG GTGGTACGGTATCATTCTCTCATCATAGATTCAGAAGCACTGCCAAAGGAACTTATACCGACTGCTTGGACTTCTAGCAGCACTCATTCTTTCCTTGAGTCTCCGAATTCCGGTCTTAACCTTGATGCGTGCAAGAATCAGATTAGGCCAAGCACATCTTCTGATACTTTTTCAACAGGATCACACAATGGAGCTTCTTGGTCTTTTAGCCACCCTGGAAGAATGCAAGGGGGAAAGGTTCTCATGGGCATTATGCATTCTACTAGGCCGCACTATGGCTTACAG TTTCATCCAGAAAGTATTGCAACCTGTCACGGAAGGCAAATATTTGAGAATTTTAGAGAGATTACGGAGGATTATTGGCAGAGACTAAGGCCAAGGTCAACATTTATTAACGAGAGAAATGTTCATTATACTG CATGCATGCAGGTGCATGTTGCTAGTCAGCTGTTTAGAGTTCCTAGAATTGGATCATTAGTACACAAGGAAGATGCTCAACCATTCAAAGAAGCTTTTAGAAGAAGCCAATTACTTGGAAATGCCAACGTGAATTGTCTCAGCATTTCCAGGGCATTGAAGTTTCCAGAATCAAGCATCAACGTTAGGCATTTAAAGTTGAAATGGAGGAAATTTGATAAACTAGCAGCCCGAGTTGGTGGAGCAAGAAACATATTTAACGAACTGTTTGGGGCTTGTAAGGCTGAAAATACGTTTTGGCTGGACAGTTCCTCAGTAGAAAAG AAAAGAGCACGCTTTTCATTTATGGGGGGTAAAGACGGACCACTGTGGAGGCAAATGACATTTAGATTGTCAGATCAAAG TGATATGGATTTTAAAGGTGGAGGTTACTTATCAATCAAAGATACACAAGGATCCTCCGAAAGCATGTTTTTGGAAAaaggttttcttgattttttgaacCAG GAGCTACTATCATTTACTTACGATGAAGAAGATTTTGAAGAACTGCCATTTGACTTTCATGGTGGTTATATTGGTTACCTCGG GTATAGCCTCAAAGTTGAATGTGGCATGTTATCCAACCGTCACaaatctacaactccagatgcTTGCTTTTTCTTTGCAGATAATTTTGTAGTCATCGATCATCTTAATGACAATGTTTATATATTGTCTTTACATGAGGAAAGCACAACCAGCATTCCATGGTTAGATGACACGGAAAATAAGTTGCTTTGCTTAGAAGCTTCTGCCACAAGGAAGTTAGGGGAGCAGGCTTCCCCTACTGCAACAGTTTCCCCATACAAGGCAGGTTTTCTTGGTGAGAAATCTAGAGAGCAGTATATTAAAGATGTTAGTAAGTGTCTAGAATACATTAAAGATGGGGAAAGCTACGAGTTATGTCTCACTTCTCAGATGAGAAAAACAGTTGGAGATATAGATTCCTTGGGACTTTACCTTCACCTCAGAGAGAAAAATCCAGCACCCTATGCTGCGTGGcttaatttttcaaatgaagATTTGTGCATCTGCTGTTCTTCTCCTGAGAGATTCCTACGCTTGGACAGAAATGGTATATTAGAAGCAAAGCCGATTAAAGGTACCATAGCTCGTGGGGTGACCCTGGAGGAAGATGAAGAGCTTAAATTGAAACTGCAGTACAG tgaAAAGGATCAAGCTGAAAATCTTATGATTGTCGATCTTTTGAGGAACGATCTTGGTCGTGTCTGTGAGCCTGGCTCTGTTCATGTCCCACATCTTATGGAAGTAGAGTCGTATGCAACTGTGCATACTATGGTGAGTACAATTCGAGGAAAGAAGAGGTCAAATGTAAGTGCAGTTGACTGTGTCAGGGCTGCATTTCCTGGTGGCTCAATGACAGGTGCACCTAAATTGAGATCAATGGAGCTTCTCGATTCTCTTGAAAACAGTTCTCGTGGGATCTACTCAGGTTCCATTGGATTTTTCTCATATAATCAGACATTTGATCTGAATATAGTGATAAGAACAATAGTTATTCATGACGGTGAAGCTTCTATAGGTGCAGGAGGAGCTATTGTTGCTCTATCAAATCCTGAAGACGAATACGATGAAATGTTACTGAAAACACGAGCACCAGCAAGCGCAGTGATAGAATTTCAGTAG
- the LOC133697574 gene encoding aminodeoxychorismate synthase, chloroplastic isoform X2 → MRSGYRDIPILGVCLGHQALGYVNGARIVHASEPVHGRLSEIEHNGSRLFDNIPSGRKSGFKVVRYHSLIIDSEALPKELIPTAWTSSSTHSFLESPNSGLNLDACKNQIRPSTSSDTFSTGSHNGASWSFSHPGRMQGGKVLMGIMHSTRPHYGLQFHPESIATCHGRQIFENFREITEDYWQRLRPRSTFINERNVHYTACMQVHVASQLFRVPRIGSLVHKEDAQPFKEAFRRSQLLGNANVNCLSISRALKFPESSINVRHLKLKWRKFDKLAARVGGARNIFNELFGACKAENTFWLDSSSVEKKRARFSFMGGKDGPLWRQMTFRLSDQSDMDFKGGGYLSIKDTQGSSESMFLEKGFLDFLNQELLSFTYDEEDFEELPFDFHGGYIGYLGYSLKVECGMLSNRHKSTTPDACFFFADNFVVIDHLNDNVYILSLHEESTTSIPWLDDTENKLLCLEASATRKLGEQASPTATVSPYKAGFLGEKSREQYIKDVSKCLEYIKDGESYELCLTSQMRKTVGDIDSLGLYLHLREKNPAPYAAWLNFSNEDLCICCSSPERFLRLDRNGILEAKPIKGTIARGVTLEEDEELKLKLQYSEKDQAENLMIVDLLRNDLGRVCEPGSVHVPHLMEVESYATVHTMVSTIRGKKRSNVSAVDCVRAAFPGGSMTGAPKLRSMELLDSLENSSRGIYSGSIGFFSYNQTFDLNIVIRTIVIHDGEASIGAGGAIVALSNPEDEYDEMLLKTRAPASAVIEFQ, encoded by the exons ATGCGCAGCGGATATAG GGACATTCCTATTCTGGGTGTTTGCCTTGGACACCAG GCCTTGGGTTATGTCAATGGTGCTAGAATTGTCCATGCATCTGAACCAGTCCATGGACGCTTAAG TGAAATCGAACATAATGGAAGCAGACTGTTTGATAACATCCCTTCAGGCAGAAAATCTGGTTTTAAG GTGGTACGGTATCATTCTCTCATCATAGATTCAGAAGCACTGCCAAAGGAACTTATACCGACTGCTTGGACTTCTAGCAGCACTCATTCTTTCCTTGAGTCTCCGAATTCCGGTCTTAACCTTGATGCGTGCAAGAATCAGATTAGGCCAAGCACATCTTCTGATACTTTTTCAACAGGATCACACAATGGAGCTTCTTGGTCTTTTAGCCACCCTGGAAGAATGCAAGGGGGAAAGGTTCTCATGGGCATTATGCATTCTACTAGGCCGCACTATGGCTTACAG TTTCATCCAGAAAGTATTGCAACCTGTCACGGAAGGCAAATATTTGAGAATTTTAGAGAGATTACGGAGGATTATTGGCAGAGACTAAGGCCAAGGTCAACATTTATTAACGAGAGAAATGTTCATTATACTG CATGCATGCAGGTGCATGTTGCTAGTCAGCTGTTTAGAGTTCCTAGAATTGGATCATTAGTACACAAGGAAGATGCTCAACCATTCAAAGAAGCTTTTAGAAGAAGCCAATTACTTGGAAATGCCAACGTGAATTGTCTCAGCATTTCCAGGGCATTGAAGTTTCCAGAATCAAGCATCAACGTTAGGCATTTAAAGTTGAAATGGAGGAAATTTGATAAACTAGCAGCCCGAGTTGGTGGAGCAAGAAACATATTTAACGAACTGTTTGGGGCTTGTAAGGCTGAAAATACGTTTTGGCTGGACAGTTCCTCAGTAGAAAAG AAAAGAGCACGCTTTTCATTTATGGGGGGTAAAGACGGACCACTGTGGAGGCAAATGACATTTAGATTGTCAGATCAAAG TGATATGGATTTTAAAGGTGGAGGTTACTTATCAATCAAAGATACACAAGGATCCTCCGAAAGCATGTTTTTGGAAAaaggttttcttgattttttgaacCAG GAGCTACTATCATTTACTTACGATGAAGAAGATTTTGAAGAACTGCCATTTGACTTTCATGGTGGTTATATTGGTTACCTCGG GTATAGCCTCAAAGTTGAATGTGGCATGTTATCCAACCGTCACaaatctacaactccagatgcTTGCTTTTTCTTTGCAGATAATTTTGTAGTCATCGATCATCTTAATGACAATGTTTATATATTGTCTTTACATGAGGAAAGCACAACCAGCATTCCATGGTTAGATGACACGGAAAATAAGTTGCTTTGCTTAGAAGCTTCTGCCACAAGGAAGTTAGGGGAGCAGGCTTCCCCTACTGCAACAGTTTCCCCATACAAGGCAGGTTTTCTTGGTGAGAAATCTAGAGAGCAGTATATTAAAGATGTTAGTAAGTGTCTAGAATACATTAAAGATGGGGAAAGCTACGAGTTATGTCTCACTTCTCAGATGAGAAAAACAGTTGGAGATATAGATTCCTTGGGACTTTACCTTCACCTCAGAGAGAAAAATCCAGCACCCTATGCTGCGTGGcttaatttttcaaatgaagATTTGTGCATCTGCTGTTCTTCTCCTGAGAGATTCCTACGCTTGGACAGAAATGGTATATTAGAAGCAAAGCCGATTAAAGGTACCATAGCTCGTGGGGTGACCCTGGAGGAAGATGAAGAGCTTAAATTGAAACTGCAGTACAG tgaAAAGGATCAAGCTGAAAATCTTATGATTGTCGATCTTTTGAGGAACGATCTTGGTCGTGTCTGTGAGCCTGGCTCTGTTCATGTCCCACATCTTATGGAAGTAGAGTCGTATGCAACTGTGCATACTATGGTGAGTACAATTCGAGGAAAGAAGAGGTCAAATGTAAGTGCAGTTGACTGTGTCAGGGCTGCATTTCCTGGTGGCTCAATGACAGGTGCACCTAAATTGAGATCAATGGAGCTTCTCGATTCTCTTGAAAACAGTTCTCGTGGGATCTACTCAGGTTCCATTGGATTTTTCTCATATAATCAGACATTTGATCTGAATATAGTGATAAGAACAATAGTTATTCATGACGGTGAAGCTTCTATAGGTGCAGGAGGAGCTATTGTTGCTCTATCAAATCCTGAAGACGAATACGATGAAATGTTACTGAAAACACGAGCACCAGCAAGCGCAGTGATAGAATTTCAGTAG